In Sphingobacteriaceae bacterium, the following proteins share a genomic window:
- a CDS encoding endonuclease: protein MHFVYVIFSQNTNKFYIGETPDVLTRLAFHNDIGKNTNSTKSGIPWEIFWFLEVGDRSLARRIETHLKKMKSKKYLEDLKKHPSISENLVEKYKGVPGSPR from the coding sequence ATGCATTTCGTTTACGTTATATTCAGTCAAAACACTAATAAGTTTTACATTGGAGAAACACCCGACGTATTGACGCGGTTAGCGTTTCATAATGATATCGGGAAAAATACCAACTCAACAAAATCCGGGATACCCTGGGAGATTTTTTGGTTTTTAGAGGTAGGTGACAGATCGCTAGCCAGGCGCATAGAAACTCATCTAAAAAAGATGAAGAGTAAAAAGTATCTGGAAGATTTAAAAAAACACCCTTCGATTTCTGAAAATCTTGTTGAGAAATATAAAGGGGTCCCTGGTTCGCCCCGATAG
- a CDS encoding RND transporter: MKVGLKIRWSFLTCLIVCLSQCKTLPKTENKILKSLPVSYHENKDSSISTVIKWESFFKDSNLVALINEGLSANLDQLIALQRIEVAKQRITSAKGALLPAVALNISAAQRKYGLYTMDGAGNSSTEITPGKIVPVHLPDYYAGLLASWEIDIWGRLRNKKKKAVAKYFSSIEGRNLVTTNLIAQIAANYYELRSLDNQLAIVKETIKIQDEALQIVEIQKEAASANELAVNQFEAQLLNSKSLELEVRQSITEIETKINFLLGRYPQAIKRDTTNFADQLPPSVKAGIPSDLLRNRPDIRRSEFELAAAKADVKSARAAFYPALTITGSLGYQAFKTAFLFYSPQSIAYTILGGLTAPLINRTALKRAFRTANAVQLEALYNYQKSILTGYTEVYNQMSKIERLGKMLAFKSQEAKVLTNAIETSSVLFKTGRANYMEVLMAQRNSLKSQLDLVTTKKLQYHAVIDMYKALGGGWQ; encoded by the coding sequence ATGAAAGTAGGACTAAAAATACGTTGGAGTTTTCTCACATGTCTCATTGTATGCTTGAGTCAGTGCAAAACCCTTCCCAAAACAGAAAATAAAATTCTTAAGAGTTTGCCCGTTTCCTACCACGAAAATAAGGACAGCAGTATTTCAACGGTCATTAAATGGGAATCTTTTTTCAAAGACTCCAATCTTGTTGCATTAATTAACGAAGGTTTGAGTGCGAACCTCGATCAGCTAATTGCTTTGCAAAGAATAGAAGTCGCTAAACAACGGATCACTTCGGCAAAAGGAGCTCTTTTGCCTGCCGTAGCTCTCAATATTTCAGCAGCTCAACGAAAGTATGGCCTGTACACAATGGATGGTGCCGGGAATAGTTCTACCGAAATTACCCCAGGAAAAATTGTTCCAGTTCACCTCCCTGATTATTATGCGGGGCTTCTTGCATCATGGGAAATCGACATTTGGGGCAGATTACGTAATAAAAAGAAAAAGGCGGTAGCTAAATATTTCAGCAGCATTGAAGGTCGAAACCTGGTTACAACTAACCTCATCGCACAGATTGCTGCAAATTACTATGAGCTGCGATCATTAGATAATCAATTAGCCATTGTAAAGGAAACCATAAAAATACAGGATGAAGCATTGCAGATAGTAGAAATACAGAAAGAGGCTGCGAGTGCCAATGAATTAGCGGTAAATCAATTTGAAGCCCAATTATTAAATTCGAAGAGTCTTGAGCTGGAAGTTCGGCAAAGTATTACGGAAATCGAAACGAAGATTAATTTTCTTTTGGGAAGGTATCCCCAGGCAATTAAACGGGATACCACAAACTTTGCAGATCAGCTGCCTCCTTCCGTAAAAGCAGGTATCCCTTCAGATCTCTTAAGAAATCGACCGGATATTAGAAGGTCAGAATTTGAACTCGCCGCAGCAAAAGCAGATGTAAAAAGCGCAAGAGCAGCTTTTTATCCAGCTCTAACCATCACTGGGTCTCTTGGCTACCAGGCCTTCAAAACAGCATTTCTTTTTTATTCACCTCAGTCGATCGCTTACACAATTTTGGGTGGCTTAACCGCACCACTCATCAACCGTACAGCTCTTAAGAGAGCATTCAGAACCGCGAATGCTGTGCAACTCGAAGCACTCTATAATTATCAGAAGTCTATTCTTACAGGCTATACCGAGGTCTATAATCAAATGTCAAAAATTGAAAGGCTGGGTAAAATGCTGGCATTTAAATCTCAGGAGGCAAAGGTTCTTACTAATGCGATTGAAACATCCTCTGTGCTGTTTAAAACAGGTAGAGCTAACTATATGGAAGTGCTTATGGCACAACGCAATTCTCTTAAATCTCAATTGGATCTTGTTACAACAAAGAAATTACAGTACCACGCTGTCATAGATATGTATAAAGCGCTTGGCGGTGGTTGGCAATAA
- a CDS encoding hydrophobe/amphiphile efflux-1 family RND transporter, with translation MFTTFINRPVLSIVISLILTLLGALSMTQLPVTQFPEIEPPSVTVTTKYTGANAEVCAKAVVTPLERSINGVPGMNYMTSVSGNDGTSIIQVYFESGTDPDLAAVNVQNRVTTVLDELPEEVIQAGVITEKEVNSMLLYLNLISTDSTVGEKFIYNFADINVLAELKRIDGVGFADIMGSREYAMRIWLKPDRMTTYNISTDDVIGALRGQNVEAAPGKVGESSGKKSQSLQYVLRYTGKFTSEKQYENIVVKADVEGKLLRLKDIADIEFGSLDYDVLSKENGRPSAAIMLKQRPGSNASEVIANVKKRMAELKESSFPPGMDYTLSYDVSRFLDASIDEVLRTLLEAFLLVALVVFIFLQDFRSTLIPALAVPVSLIGTFLFMQLFGFSINLLTLFALVLSIGIVVDNAIVVVEAVHAKMQTLNLDARTATVQAMQEISGAIIAITLVMSAVFIPVAFMSGPVGVFYRQFSITMAIAIIISGINALTLTPALCAMLLKNTHGSTAPKGLIQRFFKFFNNMYDNIADKYKRLIELIIDRRLVTIVVLFVFVAASWGTLAIVPSGFIPTEDQGTIYANITTPSGSTLERTDEVTNRIQKASESISSIEGVSTLAGYSMFTDGAGASFGMAMITLKPWHSRTESVEDIISELKQKTINIKGASIQFFPPPAVPGYGNSSGFEFRIQDKTGSGDLHKLEKVTKDFIVELNQQPEVQNVFTSYDASFPQYLLKIDNDKAAQKGVSIDIAMNNLQALIGSYYATNFIRFGQMYKVMIQALPKYRAQPEDILKLYIKSNSGEMVSYSAFTDIERVYGPEQLTRYNMYNSAMINGEPSEGHSTGDAIKTIEKLAKNKLPKGYSFDWSGMTRDEISSGSQGIYIFLICFLFVYLLLAAQYESFLLPLPVILSLPTGIFGAFFLLLLLGLQNNIYAQVALIMLIGLLGKNAILIVEFAILKQKEGLSPLKAAIEGATTRLRPILMTSFAFIFGLIPLVLATGAGAIGNRTIGAAAIGGMLFGTIFGLVIIPGLYVIFAELALKIKKENKKQPVVNNPLTE, from the coding sequence ATGTTTACCACATTTATAAACAGACCCGTTTTATCTATCGTTATATCTTTGATATTAACACTCTTAGGGGCACTCTCTATGACACAACTGCCGGTTACCCAGTTTCCGGAGATAGAGCCCCCGTCTGTAACAGTAACAACCAAGTACACCGGGGCTAATGCTGAGGTTTGTGCAAAGGCAGTAGTTACACCGCTCGAACGTTCTATTAATGGCGTTCCGGGAATGAATTACATGACCTCTGTTTCGGGAAACGATGGAACAAGTATTATTCAGGTGTATTTTGAATCTGGCACAGATCCAGATTTAGCCGCTGTGAATGTTCAAAACAGAGTAACAACCGTTTTGGATGAACTGCCCGAAGAAGTTATTCAGGCGGGTGTTATCACAGAAAAAGAAGTAAATAGCATGCTCCTCTATTTAAACCTTATCAGCACAGATTCAACCGTCGGAGAAAAGTTTATTTACAATTTTGCTGACATAAACGTACTGGCTGAACTTAAAAGAATTGACGGGGTAGGTTTTGCAGACATTATGGGCTCAAGGGAGTATGCCATGCGAATTTGGCTGAAGCCGGATAGGATGACCACTTACAATATATCTACGGATGATGTGATAGGCGCGCTGAGGGGACAAAATGTAGAGGCCGCCCCTGGCAAAGTAGGAGAAAGCTCGGGAAAAAAATCACAGTCACTACAATACGTTTTACGCTACACGGGTAAGTTTACCAGTGAAAAACAATATGAGAACATCGTTGTTAAAGCGGATGTAGAGGGTAAGCTCCTGCGTCTTAAAGACATTGCAGACATTGAATTCGGCTCACTTGATTACGATGTGTTATCGAAAGAGAACGGGCGGCCATCAGCTGCCATAATGCTCAAACAGCGGCCAGGGTCAAACGCTAGTGAAGTTATAGCAAATGTAAAGAAAAGAATGGCCGAACTAAAAGAGAGCTCTTTTCCACCAGGCATGGATTACACTTTAAGTTACGATGTTTCCAGATTTTTGGATGCATCCATTGATGAAGTACTGCGTACTCTTCTGGAAGCTTTCCTGCTTGTTGCTCTAGTGGTATTTATTTTTCTTCAGGATTTCAGATCTACATTAATTCCCGCCCTGGCGGTGCCAGTTTCGCTTATAGGCACTTTTCTTTTCATGCAACTATTTGGGTTCTCAATAAACCTGCTTACACTCTTCGCATTGGTGCTCTCCATTGGAATAGTGGTAGATAATGCCATTGTGGTTGTTGAGGCCGTGCATGCTAAAATGCAGACTTTGAATTTAGACGCAAGAACGGCAACGGTGCAAGCAATGCAGGAAATAAGCGGCGCGATCATCGCTATTACCTTAGTTATGTCTGCCGTGTTTATTCCTGTGGCATTTATGTCAGGCCCTGTTGGAGTTTTTTACCGGCAGTTTTCTATCACCATGGCCATCGCAATTATTATCTCAGGTATAAACGCTCTTACCTTAACACCTGCCCTATGCGCCATGCTACTTAAAAATACTCACGGCAGTACTGCTCCGAAAGGCCTAATACAGAGGTTTTTCAAATTCTTTAATAACATGTACGATAACATTGCCGACAAATATAAACGGCTGATAGAACTTATTATTGACAGAAGACTAGTTACCATTGTAGTACTTTTTGTTTTTGTGGCGGCCAGTTGGGGAACCCTGGCAATTGTTCCTTCCGGGTTTATTCCAACCGAAGATCAGGGCACAATCTACGCCAATATTACCACTCCTTCGGGTTCAACATTGGAGCGAACCGACGAGGTTACCAATAGGATCCAAAAAGCAAGTGAGAGTATATCTTCCATCGAAGGCGTTTCAACTCTGGCGGGATATAGCATGTTTACTGATGGCGCTGGCGCTTCTTTTGGAATGGCTATGATTACTTTAAAACCCTGGCATAGTAGAACCGAGTCTGTGGAAGACATTATTTCTGAGTTAAAGCAGAAAACCATAAACATTAAGGGCGCTAGTATTCAATTTTTTCCGCCACCAGCCGTTCCTGGCTATGGAAATTCAAGTGGCTTTGAATTTAGGATACAAGATAAAACAGGAAGTGGAGATCTTCATAAACTGGAAAAAGTGACAAAAGATTTTATTGTTGAATTAAACCAACAACCCGAGGTGCAAAATGTATTTACGAGTTACGACGCCAGCTTTCCCCAATATCTATTAAAAATAGACAATGATAAGGCTGCACAAAAAGGAGTTTCAATAGATATCGCAATGAACAATTTGCAAGCACTGATTGGAAGCTATTATGCCACCAATTTTATACGGTTCGGGCAAATGTATAAAGTGATGATCCAGGCATTACCAAAGTATAGGGCGCAACCGGAAGATATCCTTAAACTTTATATTAAAAGCAACAGTGGAGAGATGGTCTCTTATTCTGCCTTTACAGATATTGAGCGTGTTTATGGCCCCGAACAACTTACACGCTACAACATGTATAACTCCGCCATGATCAATGGAGAACCTTCTGAAGGCCACAGCACCGGCGATGCTATAAAAACAATCGAGAAGCTGGCGAAAAATAAATTACCCAAAGGATACTCTTTCGATTGGTCAGGTATGACACGCGATGAAATTTCTTCGGGTAGCCAGGGCATCTATATTTTTCTTATCTGCTTCTTATTTGTGTACTTGCTCTTAGCTGCTCAGTATGAAAGTTTTTTATTGCCTTTGCCAGTAATTTTATCCCTTCCCACGGGAATTTTCGGAGCCTTTTTTTTATTGCTTTTACTTGGATTGCAAAATAATATTTATGCACAAGTAGCGCTGATCATGCTAATAGGGCTCTTAGGAAAGAATGCGATCCTTATCGTAGAATTTGCGATTTTAAAACAGAAGGAAGGCTTATCCCCTCTGAAAGCCGCTATTGAAGGGGCAACCACACGTTTACGGCCTATTTTAATGACTTCTTTCGCTTTTATTTTCGGGCTAATTCCACTGGTGTTAGCCACCGGTGCGGGCGCTATAGGAAATAGAACAATTGGCGCAGCGGCTATTGGTGGAATGCTGTTCGGAACAATCTTTGGCCTGGTTATTATACCAGGTCTCTACGTGATTTTTGCTGAGCTGGCTCTGAAAATAAAAAAAGAAAATAAAAAACAACCTGTCGTAAATAATCCTTTAACGGAATAG
- a CDS encoding efflux transporter periplasmic adaptor subunit, with protein MKVFFFLAGLSLFIASCGHISLKTKSLETFPVTSPVFIDTLYTNEYVSDIHAVQNIELRARIKGYIEGIYVDEGQTVKEGEVLFRISSQLYKEELLKAKAMVKSAIAEAKSAELDLQNVKTLVEKNIVSKTELEMAKSKLDALNAKIEEVQSYEASAKLRLQFTEIKAPFNGIINRIPYKIGSLIDEGTLLTTLSDNREVFAYFHVSEKEYLDFAANLKDSTKKNDVTLILANNSVHPYVGTIETIEGEFDNNTGSIAIRARFPNKERILKHGSSGKILIKRSLRKALVVPQKSTFEIQDRIYVFVVDSNNKVSMKSITAGLRLPHLYVVQSGLTPSDKIIYEGIQEVKDGAKINSKIITMREIIAELEKN; from the coding sequence ATGAAAGTATTTTTTTTCCTGGCAGGACTATCCCTATTTATTGCATCCTGCGGGCACATCAGTTTAAAAACCAAATCCCTGGAAACATTTCCTGTAACCAGTCCAGTCTTTATAGACACACTATATACAAATGAATATGTTTCAGACATTCATGCGGTTCAAAACATTGAACTCAGGGCAAGAATAAAAGGCTACATCGAAGGTATTTATGTAGATGAAGGGCAAACCGTGAAAGAGGGAGAGGTACTTTTCAGAATAAGCAGTCAGCTTTATAAAGAGGAACTTTTAAAAGCAAAGGCCATGGTAAAGAGTGCAATAGCCGAAGCAAAGTCAGCTGAACTGGATCTGCAAAACGTAAAAACACTGGTTGAAAAAAACATTGTGTCAAAAACAGAATTGGAAATGGCTAAATCAAAACTCGATGCCCTGAATGCCAAAATTGAGGAGGTGCAATCGTACGAAGCCAGCGCAAAATTACGTTTGCAATTCACCGAGATCAAAGCACCATTTAACGGAATAATAAACAGGATTCCATATAAGATAGGAAGCTTAATTGATGAAGGAACGTTGTTAACGACTCTCTCAGACAACAGGGAGGTATTCGCCTATTTTCACGTTTCGGAAAAAGAATATCTTGATTTTGCGGCAAATCTGAAAGACTCTACCAAGAAAAACGACGTTACTTTAATACTAGCAAATAACAGCGTACATCCCTATGTGGGCACGATCGAAACTATTGAGGGCGAATTTGACAACAATACAGGAAGTATTGCTATCAGGGCGCGATTTCCAAATAAAGAACGGATCTTGAAACATGGCTCCAGCGGAAAAATCCTTATAAAACGTTCGCTTAGAAAAGCCCTTGTAGTTCCTCAAAAATCAACATTTGAAATCCAGGACCGGATTTATGTTTTTGTTGTTGACTCAAATAATAAAGTAAGCATGAAAAGCATAACGGCAGGACTTCGACTACCACATTTGTATGTTGTTCAGTCAGGCCTCACACCCTCCGACAAAATAATATATGAGGGAATACAAGAGGTAAAGGATGGCGCTAAAATAAATTCGAAGATAATTACTATGCGGGAGATCATCGCAGAACTAGAAAAAAATTAA
- a CDS encoding diacylglyceryl transferase: MYPTISHLIKDVTGIWISLPVQTFGFFMALSILTGYYFLNSEVKRKGKTHLIQSFVTKKGRVVRPHEQINTSVLIALVSGIIGARLFSILEYPNAFLEAPLYTLLSPSDFTYYGGLIIGAIAVAFYARTVNLKFVHLADAAAPALMIAYAIGRLGCHLSGDGDWGIDNLGASPAIFGFLPDSFWACNYPHNVIGAGVPIANCFDDYCMQLSKPVFPTALHESIVCSLLFLVLWFLRKRIIVPGVMLGCYLILNGIERFLVEQIRIEVEFTWFGIRFKQAEAIALSFLTVGICMLLFILKVRQNKKAVITSTYLKFNNEYNR; encoded by the coding sequence ATGTATCCCACAATTTCTCACTTGATAAAAGATGTTACAGGTATATGGATTTCCTTACCTGTTCAAACATTCGGATTTTTTATGGCATTAAGCATTCTCACGGGTTATTATTTTTTGAACAGCGAGGTAAAAAGAAAGGGAAAAACACATTTGATTCAAAGCTTTGTGACTAAAAAAGGCCGGGTTGTAAGACCTCATGAACAAATAAACACAAGTGTATTGATTGCACTAGTTTCAGGAATTATTGGTGCCAGACTTTTTTCAATTCTGGAATATCCAAATGCATTTCTTGAAGCTCCTCTTTACACTTTATTGTCCCCCTCGGATTTTACCTACTATGGCGGACTTATTATTGGCGCAATTGCAGTTGCATTTTATGCGAGAACAGTAAATTTAAAGTTTGTTCATTTAGCAGATGCTGCCGCACCAGCTTTAATGATAGCTTATGCTATTGGACGACTTGGATGTCATTTATCCGGAGATGGAGACTGGGGAATTGACAACCTGGGTGCCAGTCCCGCAATTTTTGGTTTTTTGCCAGATTCATTCTGGGCGTGCAACTACCCTCATAATGTTATCGGAGCAGGTGTGCCAATAGCAAATTGTTTTGATGACTATTGCATGCAACTGAGCAAACCGGTATTTCCAACCGCATTACATGAAAGCATCGTTTGTTCTTTATTATTTCTTGTATTATGGTTTCTTCGAAAAAGAATAATAGTACCTGGTGTTATGTTGGGATGCTATCTGATTTTAAATGGAATAGAACGTTTTCTTGTAGAGCAAATAAGAATAGAAGTAGAATTCACCTGGTTTGGCATCCGGTTTAAGCAAGCAGAGGCAATAGCTTTGTCATTTCTAACAGTGGGCATTTGCATGCTTCTTTTTATACTGAAAGTCCGGCAAAATAAAAAAGCTGTTATCACCAGCACTTACCTGAAATTTAATAATGAGTACAACAGATAA
- a CDS encoding cytochrome C class I, protein MELTMRKLLIYIPVFIFFGCSQKNSNRSSRLSSVEKRAPAVSAEQYAVPDTASLANDDWARAVKYGLLLVKNTAHYIGPEGTVSKNLKNKMNCTNCHLENGTRPFGLNFFDSHRTYPQYRAREDKILTMEQRVNNCIERPHSGKPLPLNSKEMVAIVSYIKWIGESYHPQRHVGYGLKTIDYKGLTADPLRGAAVYSTHCESCHQKNGEGKMNLENTTYIYPPLWGEHSYQETSSMHRVIKAASFIKYNMPNLTTSHDNPTLSDQEALDVAAFINDGRIHKRPKTPYSSYQNTETKPIDFFQGPYTDPFSEEQHTFGPWDQIEEYYLSKGLRIHK, encoded by the coding sequence ATGGAACTAACTATGCGCAAACTTTTAATCTACATACCCGTATTTATTTTTTTCGGCTGCAGTCAAAAAAATTCAAATAGATCATCCCGGTTGTCTTCTGTCGAAAAACGTGCACCTGCTGTTTCCGCAGAACAATATGCTGTGCCAGATACAGCAAGCTTAGCAAATGATGATTGGGCCAGGGCGGTTAAGTATGGACTATTGCTTGTAAAAAATACAGCACACTATATCGGCCCCGAAGGTACTGTAAGCAAAAATCTGAAGAACAAGATGAATTGTACCAATTGCCATTTAGAAAACGGAACAAGGCCATTTGGCCTTAATTTTTTCGACTCACACCGAACCTATCCACAATACAGAGCAAGAGAAGATAAGATTTTGACAATGGAACAACGCGTTAATAACTGTATCGAACGCCCTCATAGTGGAAAACCTTTGCCTTTAAATTCGAAGGAAATGGTAGCTATAGTGTCGTACATCAAATGGATTGGAGAATCGTACCATCCCCAAAGGCATGTCGGCTATGGATTAAAAACTATAGACTATAAGGGTTTAACTGCCGACCCGTTACGCGGAGCGGCTGTCTATAGCACACATTGCGAAAGTTGTCATCAAAAAAACGGAGAAGGGAAAATGAACCTTGAAAACACCACCTACATTTATCCTCCCTTGTGGGGAGAACACAGTTATCAGGAAACCTCAAGCATGCACCGCGTTATTAAAGCAGCAAGCTTTATTAAATACAATATGCCAAATCTTACAACCAGTCATGATAATCCCACGCTAAGCGATCAGGAAGCTCTGGATGTAGCGGCATTTATAAATGACGGAAGAATTCATAAAAGACCAAAAACACCCTACAGTTCTTATCAGAACACGGAAACAAAACCCATTGACTTTTTTCAAGGACCTTACACCGACCCGTTTTCAGAAGAACAGCATACTTTTGGTCCGTGGGATCAAATAGAAGAATATTACTTAAGCAAAGGACTCAGGATTCACAAATAA
- a CDS encoding sodium:proton antiporter produces the protein MLAFFAIIISISALFGFINHKWLKLPTTIGVMLISVAIGICLKTVESLQPSYIEPFRAFLTGFDFSTFVLDFILCFLLFAGSLHVNLKHLKGVKATVFSYATLGVIISTLIIGSVTWLILNAFGYNIIPIHCYLFGALISPTDPIAVIGILSKYKIPQKLKTEIVGESLFNDGVGVVVFAVILSLITGGQENFTAVNILKIFGMEVLGGLGTGFIIGYIGYFFMKNIDHYQTEIMITLAVVTGGYSIAAAIHASGPLAMVVAGLLIGNKGKENAMSDTTAEYVDKFWELIDEICNTILFVLMGLEIFLVSYDANYLIIGGILVVVSLAARYISLLPAFFLFSRNETRKSLNLAVLTWGGLRGGISIALALSLTHSIREANVFIVCTYCIVLFSIVVQGLTIKKLLSRYN, from the coding sequence ATGTTAGCCTTCTTTGCAATCATTATTAGTATTTCGGCTTTATTTGGGTTCATCAATCACAAGTGGTTGAAGCTTCCTACTACCATTGGTGTTATGCTCATCAGCGTTGCAATAGGCATTTGTCTTAAAACAGTAGAAAGCCTTCAGCCTTCTTATATTGAGCCGTTCCGGGCTTTCCTCACAGGCTTCGACTTCAGTACCTTTGTGCTTGATTTTATTCTCTGTTTTTTGTTATTTGCCGGATCACTTCATGTAAACCTTAAACATTTAAAGGGCGTCAAAGCTACAGTATTTTCTTATGCCACACTTGGCGTAATCATTTCCACCTTAATTATCGGGTCAGTAACCTGGCTTATTCTAAACGCGTTTGGCTATAACATCATTCCTATTCATTGTTATTTATTTGGCGCCCTGATCTCGCCAACAGATCCTATTGCCGTTATCGGCATCCTCTCCAAATATAAAATACCTCAAAAACTCAAAACGGAGATTGTTGGAGAATCGTTGTTTAATGACGGAGTAGGTGTGGTTGTGTTTGCTGTTATTCTTTCCCTCATAACTGGCGGGCAGGAAAATTTTACTGCTGTTAACATTCTCAAAATCTTCGGGATGGAGGTTTTAGGGGGCCTGGGAACAGGTTTTATAATTGGATATATTGGTTACTTCTTTATGAAAAACATCGACCATTATCAAACTGAGATCATGATTACCCTTGCAGTGGTAACAGGAGGTTATTCCATCGCTGCTGCTATTCATGCATCGGGACCTTTGGCAATGGTAGTAGCGGGATTATTAATTGGCAATAAAGGGAAGGAGAATGCCATGTCTGACACCACTGCTGAATATGTGGATAAATTCTGGGAGCTAATTGATGAAATCTGCAATACAATTTTATTTGTCCTGATGGGACTTGAAATTTTCTTGGTTTCTTACGACGCTAATTATTTAATAATTGGAGGTATCCTTGTAGTTGTGTCCCTTGCAGCGCGTTACATCTCGCTATTGCCAGCATTTTTTTTATTTAGCAGAAACGAAACCAGAAAAAGTCTGAATCTTGCTGTGCTCACCTGGGGAGGATTAAGAGGAGGTATTTCTATTGCATTGGCACTCTCATTAACTCACAGTATTCGGGAAGCAAACGTTTTTATTGTCTGCACTTACTGTATTGTGTTGTTCTCAATTGTTGTACAGGGACTTACTATTAAAAAATTATTGAGCAGGTACAACTAA
- a CDS encoding histidine kinase, with protein sequence MSIRFQLLAGFFILITIFIVNFFINQRLSDQIVKNTAYLNNSEAVIRNSNMLHKEMIEMQSAFRGFLLTGQEVFLEPYYEGIKSLPPLLIDLRSLVSSESQKLKLDSIDNLHREWVDYADALITTRLDTFPEANKMYKTLFETKLRMEVGKKINDRIQKLFQVFDNEEYGLRSQRREVLNTSIERTRLISVSLTLFFILLGLLSSIYFIRNITSRITSMVSLAEKIAVGNFQTIEDTKRDELNKLSLSLNSMSKTLEKNFTELDQFAYVVSHDLKAPLRGIANIISWIEEDHSSDLTSDLKKNLELIKGRALRLEKMINGLLEYAKIGKIKWQKERVDLNKLLIEIVDLIVPETFEVIIQDRLPTLVTEKLQIEQVFSNLISNAVKYNTKEKRTIIISAKNLGYFYSFSVTDNGSGIGKEYFEKIFIIFQTLQERDAFESTGVGLAIAKRTVEEHKGLMSVESEEGVGSVFTFTWPKN encoded by the coding sequence ATGTCAATTCGCTTTCAACTGTTAGCCGGCTTTTTTATTCTTATTACAATTTTTATTGTCAATTTTTTTATTAATCAGCGCTTATCTGATCAGATTGTAAAAAATACTGCCTACCTCAACAATTCGGAAGCGGTGATCCGGAATTCAAACATGCTCCACAAAGAAATGATTGAAATGCAAAGCGCTTTCAGGGGCTTTTTGCTTACCGGACAAGAGGTTTTTTTAGAACCGTATTACGAGGGCATTAAATCTTTGCCTCCCCTTTTAATTGATCTGCGGAGTCTTGTATCGTCAGAAAGCCAAAAACTAAAACTGGATTCAATTGACAATCTGCATCGCGAATGGGTCGATTATGCCGACGCTTTAATTACAACACGATTGGATACTTTTCCAGAAGCAAACAAAATGTATAAAACTTTATTTGAAACAAAACTTCGTATGGAGGTGGGAAAAAAGATCAACGATAGAATACAAAAGCTTTTCCAGGTGTTTGATAATGAAGAATATGGTTTGCGCTCTCAGCGGCGCGAAGTACTTAACACTTCTATAGAACGCACACGCCTTATCAGTGTTTCTCTCACTTTGTTTTTTATACTCTTAGGATTGCTGTCGAGTATTTATTTTATTCGGAATATAACGAGTCGCATTACAAGTATGGTTAGCCTTGCTGAAAAAATTGCGGTAGGTAATTTTCAAACGATTGAGGATACAAAAAGGGATGAATTAAATAAACTATCACTTTCATTAAACAGCATGTCCAAAACTCTGGAGAAGAATTTTACTGAGTTAGATCAATTCGCTTATGTTGTTTCGCACGACCTGAAAGCTCCTCTCAGAGGTATTGCCAATATTATTTCCTGGATAGAAGAAGATCATAGTAGCGACCTGACCTCTGATTTAAAAAAGAACCTGGAATTAATTAAGGGCCGCGCGCTGAGACTTGAAAAAATGATAAATGGACTGCTGGAATACGCAAAAATTGGAAAAATCAAATGGCAAAAAGAACGCGTTGATCTTAACAAACTTTTAATTGAAATTGTTGATTTAATAGTGCCTGAAACTTTTGAAGTTATCATTCAGGACAGGTTGCCAACACTCGTTACAGAAAAACTTCAGATCGAACAAGTATTTTCTAACCTTATTAGCAATGCTGTTAAGTACAACACTAAAGAAAAAAGAACCATAATTATCAGCGCAAAGAATTTAGGATATTTTTATTCTTTTTCAGTTACAGACAATGGCTCTGGTATAGGAAAAGAATATTTTGAAAAGATCTTTATTATTTTTCAAACCCTGCAGGAAAGAGATGCATTTGAGAGCACAGGCGTAGGACTCGCCATAGCAAAAAGAACAGTAGAAGAACATAAAGGGCTTATGTCAGTTGAATCTGAAGAAGGTGTGGGTTCAGTTTTCACATTTACCTGGCCCAAAAATTGA